The following proteins are co-located in the Clostridiales bacterium genome:
- the argB gene encoding acetylglutamate kinase, which produces MKDTITSAKVLVEALPYIQKYFNKTVVIKYGGNAMVNDKLKMAVMKDIVLLALVGIKVVLIHGGGPEISTMLNIMGKESKFIDGLRYTDEETAEVAAMVLAGKVNKNLVSLIQQNNGKAIGLCGLDGGMLQVEKLQGEVDLGFVGDIKKVEAAPITMALKNGFIPVVATVGADKDGQTYNINADTAAAAIAGALKAEKLILMTDVRGLLREKEDEDTLIHKVRVDEVPGLVSSGILSGGMIPKIQSCVDGIKSGIKEAVIIDGRIEHSILIELFSDEGIGTLLY; this is translated from the coding sequence ATGAAAGACACGATCACAAGCGCGAAGGTACTGGTAGAGGCCCTTCCTTATATACAGAAATATTTTAATAAAACCGTAGTGATCAAATACGGCGGAAACGCAATGGTCAATGACAAGCTGAAAATGGCTGTCATGAAGGACATTGTGCTTCTGGCACTGGTCGGAATCAAGGTTGTCCTGATACACGGAGGCGGCCCTGAGATCAGCACCATGCTGAACATCATGGGAAAGGAATCCAAATTCATTGACGGGCTCAGGTATACCGATGAAGAAACTGCTGAGGTTGCGGCCATGGTTTTGGCAGGCAAGGTCAACAAGAATCTTGTTTCGCTGATCCAGCAGAATAATGGGAAGGCCATCGGCCTCTGCGGCCTGGACGGAGGAATGCTTCAGGTGGAAAAGCTGCAGGGAGAAGTGGATCTGGGTTTTGTGGGAGACATTAAAAAAGTCGAAGCTGCACCGATTACCATGGCACTGAAAAATGGGTTCATCCCGGTTGTGGCCACTGTGGGTGCTGACAAGGACGGCCAAACCTACAATATCAATGCAGACACGGCAGCGGCAGCAATCGCTGGTGCCTTGAAAGCAGAAAAGCTGATCCTGATGACCGACGTGAGAGGACTGCTTCGGGAAAAGGAAGATGAAGATACGCTGATTCATAAGGTTAGGGTAGATGAGGTTCCTGGGTTGGTCAGCAGTGGAATTTTATCTGGCGGCATGATCCCAAAGATTCAGAGTTGTGTAGACGGAATCAAAAGTGGAATCAAGGAAGCGGTCATTATCGACGGAAGAATTGAACATTCTATTCTGATCGAGCTTTTTTCCGACGAAGGTATCGGAACGCTGCTCTACTAG
- a CDS encoding aspartate aminotransferase family protein — protein sequence MKSADVKERDQKYILGTYARNDLCIEKGSGATCWSPEGKKYIDFSSGIGVNSLGYSDTGWVDAVMQQLKNIQHTSNLFYTSPCGELAEMLVSRTGYKKVFFCNSGAEANEGAIKTARKYSSQKYGDGRYEIITLKDSFHGRTMATITATGQEGYHKYFNPFVEGFEYAIANDTDDLLSKVSEKTCAIMVEFVQGEGGVNNLKQSFVTAIYELCKEKDILFLADEVQTGVGRTGKLFAYEHYGITPDLVTMAKGLGAGLPIGGILFGEKCEGVLQPGDHGTTFGGNPAVCAGGIEVLKRIDEAFLSEVSEKGAYLRSKLLQMEGVAAVTGLGLMLGVAPKEKDAKAVVKNALEAGLIALTAKDKIRLLPPLNITIEELEEGLAILEAALK from the coding sequence ATGAAAAGTGCAGATGTGAAAGAAAGAGATCAGAAATACATCCTTGGGACATATGCAAGAAACGATCTATGCATTGAAAAGGGTTCCGGAGCCACCTGTTGGTCACCGGAAGGAAAGAAATACATCGATTTCTCCTCTGGAATCGGCGTGAATTCGCTGGGGTATAGTGATACCGGCTGGGTGGATGCGGTGATGCAGCAATTAAAGAACATTCAGCACACATCAAACCTCTTTTATACAAGCCCCTGCGGAGAACTGGCCGAAATGCTCGTAAGCAGAACCGGTTACAAAAAAGTATTCTTCTGCAACTCCGGAGCAGAGGCAAATGAAGGCGCCATCAAAACCGCCAGAAAATACAGCAGTCAAAAATACGGAGACGGAAGATACGAAATCATTACCTTGAAAGATTCCTTCCATGGAAGAACAATGGCCACTATAACGGCAACGGGCCAGGAAGGTTATCATAAATATTTCAACCCCTTTGTGGAAGGGTTTGAATACGCCATAGCAAACGATACGGACGACCTGCTTTCAAAGGTTTCGGAAAAGACCTGCGCCATCATGGTGGAATTTGTCCAGGGAGAAGGCGGCGTCAATAATCTGAAACAGAGTTTTGTAACGGCGATCTACGAGCTCTGCAAGGAGAAAGATATCCTGTTCCTTGCAGATGAGGTTCAGACGGGAGTGGGAAGAACAGGTAAGCTGTTCGCTTATGAACATTATGGGATCACACCTGATCTTGTGACTATGGCAAAAGGACTTGGCGCAGGACTGCCTATCGGCGGAATTCTGTTTGGCGAGAAATGTGAAGGTGTGCTGCAGCCGGGGGATCATGGCACAACTTTTGGTGGAAATCCGGCGGTATGTGCCGGAGGTATTGAAGTTCTGAAGAGGATTGACGAAGCATTCCTTTCGGAAGTCAGTGAAAAGGGAGCATACCTGCGCAGCAAACTCCTTCAGATGGAGGGTGTTGCGGCAGTGACCGGGCTTGGGTTGATGCTGGGTGTAGCGCCTAAGGAGAAAGATGCTAAGGCTGTTGTAAAAAATGCGTTGGAAGCGGGACTTATTGCGCTGACCGCAAAGGATAAAATTAGACTTCTGCCTCCGCTGAACATCACAATTGAGGAGCTGGAAGAAGGGCTTGCAATTCTTGAAGCAGCCCTGAAATAA